CGGGCGATGCGCAGCAGCATCAACAGTTTCTGGCTCAGTCCGCTGATGGCCCGCGCACGTTGCCGGCCGAGTCCGCCTTCGAACCAGGCGTGCTCGCGCTGGGCATCCACCGCGACAATTCGACCGAGGATTTCCAGCAGGCCCTTGCGCGCCTGACCGTCGCCGGCCAACGTCGCGCGCGCGGCATTCATGCCACTCTGCCACGCGGCTCGCGCCTGATCCGCCAGTTGCCGTTCAACCCGCATTGGCCACAGCAAGGCACTGGCGGCGGTGGCGCAGAGAATGCCCAGACAGATTTCCGTGCAGCGCGCCACCGCTTGATCGAACACCGTCAGCGGGTGAGTGATGGCGGGCAAGGCGATGATTGCGACCGTATAACCGGCCAACACAAACGAATAGGACCAGGCACTGCGCAGCAAGGTCGAACTCGCCGTACACAGCCCGAGCCACAACGCCAATGCCAGAAGAAACAACCACGGCGTCTGTGCGAACAGGCTCATGAACACCACCGACATGATCGTTCCGATCAGCGTCCCCAACAGCCGCGCCAAGCCCTTCTGCACCACCATCCCGGACAGCGGCTGGGCGACGATGAACGCCGTCATCAACGCCCAGGCCGGTTGCTCCAGCCCCCAGCGCAATGCCAGCCACAACGCGAGGCCGCCGCCGAGCAGGGTCTTGATCGCGAACTGCAGGGCACGGCGGTCGGGCGCAAACAAAGCCTGCAAAGTGATAGGCACGTAAAGCACTCTTCAAAGGACGATTTAACGATAGTCGGGTTCACCGAAGTGACTTGAAATCAAATTATTAGCTGGCTATCTATCTATCGTCCAGCGCTAAAAGCCGGGCACAAAAAAACGCCAGACTGGCTGGCGTTTCTGACAGGCTTTGCGCGCTTACGAGCGTGCGCGAGCCTGGTTACGCAGGGCTTTCACCTGATCGTGATTGCGTTGCACGCCGTGGTACTGACGTTCAACCAGATCACGAATGCCCACCAGGTTGTGCTTGTTGATTTTTTCGATGGCTTCTTTGTAAGCCTTCAGCGCATGGTCTTCACCGCGTTCGGCTTCGTTCAGCACAGCTTCTTCATCCTTGCCGGTGAACATGGCTTTCACGTCGACCCAGCGACGGTGCAGATCACCGCTGACGCTGGTGGAAGTTTCCGGATCGCCACCCATCGAACGCACAGCCGCTTGCAGCTCCGAAGCGGCCGTAGCGCAGTCGGCGGAGCGCTGGATGAACAGCGTTTTCAGTTCTGGGTGCTTGATGTCTTCAGCGCAAGTCTTGAACCCTTCCTGACCGTCTTTGCTGGTTTCAATCAGGTCATTGAGTACAGAGATCGCTTCTTTATTCATGTCGGTCATTTTCAATTCCTCGCGGGTTGATGAAAGATGCAATAGCTATTGCACCCTGCATGCCAGCTTTGAATTGATAATTTATTGCTTACATTTCAATAACTTAACTTTTACCCAGAAATCTGTATCCGCGTTATTTGCATGATCTGTCAATTGGCCTGCATGCAGAATGCCTGTATTTTCCAGCCTGACCGATTCAAGACGACTGATTGATGAACCCTGAAAAACTCGAACTGCTGATTACCCGTCAAATGCCCTTCGGCAAGTACAAGGGCCGCATCATTGCCGACCTGCCCGGCCAATACCTGAACTGGTTCGCCCGGGAAGGTTTCCCCCATGGCGAACTGGGCGGACTGCTGGCCTTGATGCAGGAAATCGATCACAACGGCCTGTCGGAGTTGCTTGAACCGCTGCGCGCCAAACACGGCAAACCCGCCCCTCGCCACTGAGCCATCCCCATGCCCGATAACACCCGCCGCGCCCGTGATGAAATGTTTTGGCAGACCTTTGCCGACCGCTATGCCGTCGAACCCGGCCCGATAAACCTCGAGAACGGCTATTTCGGACGCATGTCGCGCACGGTGATTGAGGAATACCAACGCAACATCGAACTCATCAACCGCAGCAACTCGGTCCATGTACGCCAGCGCTTCG
This DNA window, taken from Pseudomonas fluorescens NCIMB 11764, encodes the following:
- a CDS encoding ferritin-like domain-containing protein, with the protein product MTDMNKEAISVLNDLIETSKDGQEGFKTCAEDIKHPELKTLFIQRSADCATAASELQAAVRSMGGDPETSTSVSGDLHRRWVDVKAMFTGKDEEAVLNEAERGEDHALKAYKEAIEKINKHNLVGIRDLVERQYHGVQRNHDQVKALRNQARARS
- a CDS encoding DUF3820 family protein, which encodes MNPEKLELLITRQMPFGKYKGRIIADLPGQYLNWFAREGFPHGELGGLLALMQEIDHNGLSELLEPLRAKHGKPAPRH